The genome window GTCTTATTACTTCCGCAACCCTCAAGCTCATACCAAAGCCAAAGGCGAGGGCAACTGCGCTGGCTCTCTTTAACAGGCTTGAGGATGTGGGTAAAGCGGTTACAAAGATATTCACCTCAGGCATATTTCCCTCCGCCCTTGAGTTTATGGATGAGGACGCCATAAGAGCTGTGGAAGACTACAAGCCAGTGGGTCTGCCAAGGGTATCCGCCCTGCTCCTTATAGAAGTAGATGGTTCACCCTCAAGCGTCCAAGAAGACATAAGAGATATAAAAAACCTTCTTGAACCTATGGGAGTTGAAGTGAAAACCGCACAAAGCAAAGAAGAGGAAGAAAAACTATGGAGTGCCAGAAAGAACCTCGGTCCAGCTTTGGGAAATCTCAAAACAGGTAAGATAAACGAAGACATAGTAATACCAAGGATATACCTCTCAGAAGCCATACCAGAGTTCAGAAAAGTAGCAAAGAAGTATGACCTTATGATGGTCATATTTGGTCATATAGGCGATGGAAACTTGCATGTGAACCTTCTCTATGATAAGGCAAACAGGGAAGAGGAAGAAAGAGCAGAAAGGGCTGTGGATGAGGTGTTTGAAATAGCTCTCAAATACAATGGCTCTATAACTGGAGAGCATGGTGTGGGTCTTACAAAGAAAAAGTTTCTCCAGTGGCAGTTTGGACCAGCAGGGTATGAACTCCTTAGGGGAATAAAACTCCTCTTTGACCCTAAGAACCTCTTCAACCCTGGCAAGGTGGTGGAGATGTTGATATGAAAAAGATACTTTACTCTTTTTATGAAGAAATATTTAGACGAGAAATAACCTCTAATGCCCTGCGGAATATTTCTTTATCTCCCTTATACTTGAGTAGCTTTTCCACCTCTTTGAGCGGGAAAAACTCTGCATCTTTTACTTCCCACGAGGGCTTAAGCTCTCCATGAATATAATTCATGAGATAATAAACAACCTTCTTCCTTATCTTTTCTCCTTCCCTCACATACCAGTAGCTTATCTCACCAAGCTCAGAAACTATGTTTCCCTTTACTCCTGTCTCTTCGTAAACTTCCCTAACCGCTGCCTCCTCTGGTTTTTCTCCCCTCTCCACAAGACCTTTTGGAAAGGTCCATATGCCAGAAGGGTTCTTTATAAGCAATACCTTTCCATCCTTTATTAGCACACCCCCTGCTGAAAACTCTTCCTTCATGGTAGAACCTCCACCTTGCCCTTTGCCAGAACCCTTCCCCTCAATATTTTATCCTCTCTTCTTATGCGTATTATCTTTCCCGCTGTGCCAGAGTCCACTGCCACCGCTTGAAAGCTCAACTCAATGGAACCGCTTTTGTATACTGCTTCAACTAAATCACCACTTTTCACAATAGACACCTCTTTGAGAAGAGACCTTCTTAGCATAGTCCCCCTCGCTATACGCGTTGACGCTATGTATTTTTCAAAGTCTTCTGGGCTTAG of Aquificaceae bacterium contains these proteins:
- the flgA gene encoding flagellar basal body P-ring formation chaperone FlgA, with amino-acid sequence MEYGKSRAVAYLYSGKERYQAIVNALWKAKVFIALEDIPKGSSIRPEQFRVEERYMKTIPSDLRLSPEDFEKYIASTRIARGTMLRRSLLKEVSIVKSGDLVEAVYKSGSIELSFQAVAVDSGTAGKIIRIRREDKILRGRVLAKGKVEVLP
- a CDS encoding FAD-linked oxidase C-terminal domain-containing protein; the protein is MFGVLRKKPIDKLVEVLGKEKVNTSLVERKLYSYDATPIPIERALPSAVVFPESHEDVVKLVKVCYEEDIPIFPRGAGSGLTGGAVPTSERGVVVSFERMNRFEVNVDNATAEVQPGVITAHFQEYVEKLGLFYPPDPSSFKYSTIGGNIAENAGGPRCLKYGVTREYVLGLTAVIKDGQTIKTGNPVIKDVAGYDITKLLVGSEGTLGLITSATLKLIPKPKARATALALFNRLEDVGKAVTKIFTSGIFPSALEFMDEDAIRAVEDYKPVGLPRVSALLLIEVDGSPSSVQEDIRDIKNLLEPMGVEVKTAQSKEEEEKLWSARKNLGPALGNLKTGKINEDIVIPRIYLSEAIPEFRKVAKKYDLMMVIFGHIGDGNLHVNLLYDKANREEEERAERAVDEVFEIALKYNGSITGEHGVGLTKKKFLQWQFGPAGYELLRGIKLLFDPKNLFNPGKVVEMLI
- a CDS encoding NUDIX hydrolase, with protein sequence MKEEFSAGGVLIKDGKVLLIKNPSGIWTFPKGLVERGEKPEEAAVREVYEETGVKGNIVSELGEISYWYVREGEKIRKKVVYYLMNYIHGELKPSWEVKDAEFFPLKEVEKLLKYKGDKEIFRRALEVISRLNISS